A stretch of the Vulcanisaeta souniana JCM 11219 genome encodes the following:
- a CDS encoding AAA family ATPase translates to MDARQTADRLIKEVSKSVIGYENEAKLLLACLIAGGHALIEGYPGLAKTTLVKAFAKALSLSFSRVQFTPDLLPSDITGSLIFNPKIGDFEVRFGPIFANIVLADEVNRAPPKVQSALLEAMQEGQVTIGGKSYELPKPFMIIATQNPIELEGTYPLPEAQLDRFMIRIRLGYPGDEVELRLAEDVDLGSVDSVNAVLSGEDIMNLRSLMRSVHVDASVIKYIVNLVRATRSAHDVKLGASPRTTQALSKLVRAWALLNGRDYVIPDDVKLLAPYVLNHRVITTGVDPNVVIRQLLQQVPTPLMERVLHKS, encoded by the coding sequence ATGGATGCAAGGCAAACCGCGGATAGATTGATAAAGGAGGTCTCTAAGTCCGTGATTGGTTACGAAAACGAAGCAAAACTCCTACTTGCATGCCTAATCGCAGGTGGCCATGCCCTAATTGAGGGTTATCCGGGGCTGGCCAAGACCACGTTAGTTAAGGCCTTTGCTAAGGCATTGAGCCTCTCCTTCAGCAGGGTTCAGTTTACGCCTGACCTACTGCCCAGTGACATAACTGGTTCCCTTATTTTCAATCCTAAGATTGGCGACTTCGAAGTTAGATTCGGCCCCATTTTCGCGAATATAGTCCTTGCTGATGAGGTTAATAGGGCTCCTCCTAAGGTTCAGTCTGCCTTGCTTGAGGCTATGCAGGAGGGCCAGGTGACAATTGGTGGTAAGTCCTATGAGTTACCGAAGCCTTTTATGATAATAGCCACGCAGAATCCCATTGAGCTCGAGGGAACATACCCACTACCGGAGGCACAACTGGACAGGTTCATGATAAGAATAAGACTAGGATACCCAGGGGACGAGGTTGAGTTGAGGCTGGCGGAGGACGTAGACCTGGGTAGTGTTGACTCCGTAAATGCCGTATTGAGTGGGGAAGATATTATGAATTTACGGTCGTTAATGCGCTCAGTCCATGTTGATGCCTCAGTAATTAAATACATCGTAAACCTAGTTAGGGCTACAAGGAGCGCCCATGATGTGAAGCTTGGCGCGAGCCCAAGGACAACGCAGGCCCTTAGTAAGTTGGTTAGGGCCTGGGCATTATTAAATGGTAGAGACTACGTAATACCTGACGACGTAAAGTTATTGGCACCCTATGTGTTAAACCATAGGGTAATAACAACGGGTGTTGACCCCAACGTAGTGATAAGGCAATTACTCCAGCAGGTGCCAACACCATTAATGGAGAGGGTGCTTCATAAATCATGA